One Xiphophorus maculatus strain JP 163 A chromosome 15, X_maculatus-5.0-male, whole genome shotgun sequence genomic window, GTCTAAGTACAGCTGGGTTACATCGACAATGGAATCTGCTACTGTCAAACTTTTGGGTCTAGTTTTCAGGGTCTGCTTTAGATCTGTGGAGAAATAGATTTCTGGTCAAATCTACCTGATGggcttttatatatttcttctaCTTTCTCTGCGTTCATTCTTTGTGAGGATGTGGGTTTTAGTGTGTATTTATTAGTTAATTTAGTCACTGTGTTGTCGTGTCTAGCCCCTTATTGTTTCCTGCTGTCTCTCATTCTCCTGATTAtcccctgtgtatttaacctcACCTGTTGTTTGTTTCTCAGCTGGATCTTAGTCATTGTCTTTTTGTCATTGTTGCATCTACCAGAGTTGATGTTCAGTCCTCATTGTTCACCTGTTGTTCTGGCGTTTTGTTCCTTGAGGAACTACATTAAACACATTATTCCACTTTATATCCTGGGTCTGATCGCTGTCTCAATCCACATCCACAAGCTACTTCGTAGCCTACTTGTTTCCCAGACAAATGATTGACTCTGATTACATGCTGTAGTTATTATAACTGGTTTCAAAGAATGCTGTCAGCACCAGAAACCATGGGTTTTCTGACATAATTGCAAAGTACAGAATTGTGTGAACAAAATCATACTTGTGACCACAGACTGTGTATTTTCTAAGGAGCCCTTTGTAGATCACTGTTGTAATCTACAAAGCAACATAAtgtttaaagagattttttaattgacttttttccactttgccTTTTTGTTGGGCCTGAAGTTCTGTCTCTGTTTTAATCCTCCCACCAGGATTTCAGCGGACCGTGGCCATCGCAGATTCCAACTACAACTGGTTCTACGGGCCAGAGAGCCAGCTGGTCTTCTTGGATCGCTATGTGTTGCGTAATGGCAGTGGGAATTGGCTGGCAGATCTGATTAATCAAAACAGGATTACAGAAGGGCCGGGACAGGCTGGAAAGGGCCAGCGATGGTGCACGCTGCACACGGAGTTCATTTGGTAAGCTGCTGAATTTTGTTTTAGGGTTTACTGGTAGTGTTCTTTCCATATCTATGCTTTCTCTCTTTCAGGTGCAGATAAGGCCCATGCTTTAGAAACTGACAACTACTGTTTGGAATGAAtgcttaaaaacatttattccaaaatgcataaaaagcaTTCCAACTAAATCATTTCCAGCTCCTCAGGAGGTGTTGGTAAACGGGTGGACTTAAGTGTACCATTTTGTCATCTTTGGAGAAGTGGAGTCTTTCCTTTCACCGTTAAGTACAAATACGGTGCTCTGCAAAACTGCTGAGTCgtccttcatgttttaatgttactcTTCAGCAGCTTCCAGCTTCTAAATTGATTTGATCTGGCTTCCTGgaacttttacattttgcttttagttttggcttcttgccttttttctttccaatagATGGAcctttttttagatgtttttattttagtatccTCCACTGGATGAGTGTTCTCTTTTTAAAGAACACACTATACACAATCCATACTGTGAGAGATATTCTGCAACTCATTATCCTGCTTGTcctgaaattattttgtgattCAGTGTCATTTGCTTTGCTCCTGTCTTTAACTCTACCAACCAACCTCCAACCACTTCAGCTGGTTGGAGGTTGGTTGGTAGAGTTAACCAACCTCTACCAACCAAGGACCCAGAAGGATTACTGGGAGTGCTGTATATTCTGCTTCATGGAAACCTGGCTTTAAATCCTTGACTGAACAGAGTAATTTCAaatagggatgcacaatatgtCAGCATTAATGGCCGGCAGTTGTCATGTTTTAACATCGGCCTCATAAGTAAAGCTGGGCTAACATAACCAATGTTAGTGACCTACAGCACCTGGCTCTGTCTTCCCTGTATTTTATGTATGTTGTCCCGGTTGGCTGGTGCGTTGGTGGTTAACGAACTAGCGCTAACCACTCATCATGGAGGTTTAGCCCTGTGAGGAGCCTTCACGCTCGCCTTTTAGTCACGCTTCACGCTGGTTTtatagtattttattattagcaTTATTTTGATGGTTACACGATCAACCATACCAAATGCTTTGTCTACTTCGTCACCCAGAGTTAATGTGCGTGGCCGTGCGAAGATCTGAAAGACTCGTCAGTAAAAGTTGggcaacaaaaacagtttctgtgacgcttattaaaaactcaatacacatgaaataaaagaGCTACTAAggccacattagcagcattaaattaaatatccCATTTGTTATGCATCTCACACTGAAGTGAGAGAAGTCACTGGTAACGAATTGTTTATGGAATCAGAAAGATTTTTTGCCTGTCAAATATCACCAAGTTTGATTGAGGTTACACATATGTGATTTGCAggacatttttttcccacacaatatattttaatttattttcagatacaTAATTTCCTTTAGCAAATGAATTAACACAaagctttaaacttttataGCCACCAGAAAGAAACTTGTCAAACATAAACCAGAGGtgcgcttttattttgaaaggaggGCGGTGTAACTTGTGCCGTCAAGCTGGCTGGCTTTACTGTTATTTCCGAAGAGGTAGCTAGTATGAGAGACCCCATGGGCCAAAACGTCCAAACTCTCTGTGAGAGGGTTTGGACGTTTTGGCCCATGGGGTCTCTCATAAAATGAGTTTgttgaagcaaacaaaaatcagcACCACCATTTtttgcaaacataaataaagcttttcttttattgataTCTCTCAGTCCTTGAGCATCAGGCAcctgccccttttatccttgatgcccctagtgcccttttgtttttgtctgtgtgtcaGGAGGCCTGCtcaacaataatatttagctaaatataataattttgcaaaataaattagtCTGTCTGCCTTCAGTTTAATAATGACAGGATTCTCAGTGcctctgcctccatgttgttaAGACACCGGgcccatggtgaggaggagggggacGGATCTGCCCCCTCTATCTTTGAAATTATGCATAGAGAATACcaggggattccaggtagattccagcaGAGATGCGCAGCAGCTCACTCTTCATGCAGGGCcagcccaaggtaatatggggtcTTACACAGAATCAAGATTTAGCCCCCTGCCCTCCTCCTACTAAGAaactcagcatcactaacagtgtttaaatataaatttagtgAAGTCTGTGATGGGAAGCTCAGGTTAATTGGACGATcactgattattgattattatttgctatgatgtatttgtgaacaaacctggttcaaacacaaagattacgcCATactgtagccatggtaacacaacaaccAAACTATAAAGATGattctttgcacttttacaaagtaaccTTCccaattaaatcctaaatgtattatttatgaatttttttctctgctgattGCATTGAATAACATTTAATAGCACTGTAATTCTCAATAAAGCAATGCTAGAAGTTTAtatctatggtctgtgttacaattcaACTATTCATAGGGGCCACTGAATGTCTGGAGGGCCCTACCAGCatctactgagttttctttgccttgatttCTCTCAACCTTACAATTCTAGATATTTCCGAAGAGCtaacatcaaaacattttgtaaagttaACCCATCTGAGATTTTTGATCTTTAAATCAGTCTGTAGCCAAGTTATTACAGAGGTTAAGCAGAAGTAGTAAGgcttatttagtaaaatagcagcaaatttgcttatttcataacatGCTTTATTACCAGAGACCTTCTCTCCTTAGTCCTGGAAGGCTGTGTTGATCTGAGACTGCAGCAGTTAAACAGACCAGTcagcagcaaaaacagcaacattatacCTATCAGGAAAACATAGACtatatttgctttgctttgAGCCCACATGATGACAATAATACAGTATGAGCTGGTTAAATaatagattcttgattaatatgggttatTACTATGTTGTACCGTGTTTTAAGATCTAGTTCAATGTGgccctttttaactttgagcccccGCCCTTCCAaagtctctgcacggccctgagCTCCAGGATCTGGTGGTACCGCAGAACTTCTGTTAGCAAAGCTAACGTTTTGAAAAGCAGAGAAGATGGATTATACTTCTGTTCCATGTTCAatatgttcaataaaaaaaaaaagctaacaggTTAGCTTTTTTGCGGTAATAATTGTCGCTTATTACCGACAATTAGATGGACATCTTCTCCCGAGACAAACACTGCACATGTCTTGAAGTGCTGCATGTGAGTTAAAGGAGGAGGCAGTGGCTGACAGCAGTAACAGAAACACGTAATTAGTAAGTCGCGTTTTGCTTGGATTTGTATTGGTATGTTTTCCCTCCAGGGAAACAAGGATGTTGACAAATAAACTGGGCTATATGTTGGCAATTTAGGGACATTTCCAGAGTTGTGGTCTTGactggtcttgaaataaaatccccaaTGTCCGACACCGAGACGAGAACCAcagaaaaaactgcattttttgcCCATTTGCAAATTCCATGACTTTCCAGGTCTTGAAAATGGGAAAATTAAATTTCATGACTTTACAGGTTTTCCATGACCAGTACAAATCCTGCTGTTAGTTTGGATATTTTCTTGATCTTCTCTCGGTCGcactcttctttttctttcgtTCCTGCACTCCGCTGTCATACTTTCTGTTGTCCACCATCATGAGAAATTACTTACTGATGCTCCTCCCCACTGTGTAAGACGCGTCAAATTTGGACCAATAAAAATCAAGCTTTCATGATGCATTTCAgtagggtgaccaaacgtccgtatttcccgggacatgtccgtatttcaaatcctgtcccgggcgtcccgggttttttttagaaagtgaggaaatgtcctgttttttaaatttccttcattggaccattaaatttacaggcactagggcatggcgctgcgtgtgacgtaatccctgagccgcatCAGTGCGGGCAGATAGATAGCGTTgctgtcagtacgccaacaacatgccaaagcgcAAATGTACTGAGTTTCCCCGCTTTTAGTGCCCCCCGGCTTCATGATGTTCTGGTTTTCCCAACCCCCTGCCCCCCGCTGCAGgttgtcctggttttcccaaattaaaatatggtcaccctacaTTTCAGCATTCCTTGATTCTGTGCGCATCGCGGTGACGCTCAGAGTGGCAGGTTTGTGGAGCAatttttttactgcagaaacaaagaacaaaagtgagaaatattacaaagaaacagaaactccTATGAGagtttaaattaataatgaTAATCATTAAGTTTTCTGTCAGACCCACTGTGTTTAATCTTTGAGTGAGGTTTAATTTGTATTAATGCTGGAATATTAATGTTTACTAAATGCCCCCTTAAAACTATTGAGCAGTAATGAATCcaggaagtttttaaagaggGCTAAAAGGGGGCCAGTGATGATCTTGGGTTGCTACACCAAAAATAATGGTTAAACTACagtgtaaaatatgcaaatggtAGAGGTTACCACAAACTGAGCCATTCAAGTAAATTGTCCTACATGTTTCAACAATGTTCTGCATGAGACACTTGCACATCTGCCAGTTTGGCAGACGGAGCTCAAAAGTTTACTATATGTCTGTGAATGAATTTTTACTACGCTTTAACAAGTCTAATAATTGTCTTGTTTTCACTGACACGTGAAAGAACTGCTTTGTGTAGCTATAACAGAGTACAACCCAGATCTAAAgacacttgtaaaaaaaaattaacactaTCAGGTGTCCCACCAAAGCCTTAGGGACTaagaaaaaagctgtttcagcAAGCAATGTGGTATAAAGCTAATCTTGAAATTGCTGTGTGGCTCTTTACGGTGATGATGAGCTTTATTTAGCTCTTAATGCTGAACTGGTTCGCCACCCCTGGCCTAGCCAATAGTCTCAATCAATCACCTCCAGAAGCTTTTCTTTGTAGTTTGAGATTATATTCTGACATAACTCCACCACCTTGAGCCTAACATCTTCCGTCCCTTCTTCGGGCATGCCGCGGAGCCGCAGATTTCACCAATTCCACTTCTTTTCTTCAGCTTTGCTGACTCTGCTGACCGTGGTGTGCAATGTGCTTTTAATATCTTGTATGTCAGTGGAGAGAAAATTAATAGCAGCCTAGGTGTgaagtcaaatcagaaaaaaaaagacatgcgcTCACTATGTTCCACACGGACCTAAAAGAGGGACtgacaatgaaagaaaaaaaggcggaaaagaaagccaaacagagaggactggagtttgggGACGCTTCATCAGAAATCCTGGAATTTATGCAGATCTGGACAAATCTGTAAACGAGCGGAGAGGCAGCCGGTAAGACAGATCGGACTGCAAAGTTACTGACATCCCGACAGCGGGCCGCCAGCTTTACCGGCAAATTAACGCCTATAACCGCAGCGTCTGAACTGAAGCGGTGGATTGTGGTGGTGAAGTCTGGAACTGATTGACTGATTTTAATGATTGAATTGATTGTTGTTATTGGGTGTTAAGGTTAACTATTCAtcaatttagcattagctatttatatttataaagtaaatatttatgatGAATATTGAGAGGtgaatatttgtatatttaaataaattaaaatattatgtaattgtaaatattaatgtggaatgtattttaaagttagATAACTTAAGTTTAGTTACTTgttcatttaactttaattacTTTGTGGGTTTGATTCACAGTGGTTTGCTTAGTATTGTTTATATAGTTTGTCATCATTTGCTTTGTAGTTTGAGTGGAATTAATTTATGTAGAATTACATGCAgattagtaattatttttttcttttgggtttgtttaaaggtttttacctGCTTTGGACCATAAATGGAATATCATGacacacatttaataaatggaggataagaaatgaagaaaactgcTTGGTCCTTTGAGTAAAATCCCTGTTAATAAGAGTTTACATCGATTTGTCCATCCCTTCTCAAGTGGGGAAGCtgcataaattagaaaataacttgACACTAGGTCATCAATAGGTTTCCCAATAGATGTCCCTTGGGTTGTTGAGATATTCCATCAGCTAAAGTTGAACTGGAACAGGAATTTGTTTGGCTGTTCAACTGAATCCCTTTCAAGGTTTCCAGAAAACCCAGAAGTAAAATGatggaattgttttttttgttttggaattcACGAGTGCCTATTATCTCAAATATCAAATTGATTAATGATTTGAAACTAGAGAAAACTAGATTTTAGTGTAGGAgctcttttttttagaaaatcaaaAGGCATATTAAGGTTTTTATCTAAATCtgagaataagaaaaaaatgccaAAGTTTTCCATACATATCTGTCATTAATCCCAAGTGTGTAAATTTAAAAGCCACTAACAAGTTCTGCGGCTGAAGGAAGCTGAAGGCCCAGAGGTCAGCGTTAGTGTCAGGTCCAGGCTGGAGATTGGAGGTGTCCTTCAGAGGTTCAGGTCACAGCATTTAGAGGCTGCAGAGAGGGATTTGCCCGGCACCACCTGAGGTCAAGCAAACATAAGGTGGTTCCCTGTCCTCTGTCCACAGGGGAGTTGTGGACAGAGGATTCTGTTGGAAGCTAAAAGGAACTGCATATTAGGCGTGCAGAGGAGCAGGGCATCAATGCTTTCTCTTCTAAACGTAGTGGCTCTGCACAGGGATTCTGCTCTGAGTCCCTGTGTTCAGAGACTcagaacatatttttattttatatttctctgTAATCCCTTCTCATGTGTTAGTCGTGCATAATAATTCTTAAAACTTAGCTTAGGACACTGATATAAGCAAGAGTTCACTCAGTTCTGTTAAGTTGGGACTTTTTGGGTGTTGCATTTTAGTTCTTCCCTTTCTGTCAGAGTGAGACCTCTGACAGAAATGATTTGTGGATGTAATGTAAGTCTTTTTGGATTTTCCTTTAGAGATCTGAACCTGTAActgttttatgcatttatcaaattttccttcattttttcttttcaaatcaaaCCCTTGTGTCTAGGAGGTCAAGCAATCAGGGGAGTTATTAAGTGTTCTTCAATTTACAAGTCTGGTTCCTGACTGAAAGCATGTGTTGAGATTTTAACTCCCATTCCTGTTTCCTGAAGCAAGAGAATATCGCTGGGACAGGGATGTTTTGGTTTACCTGAGCAACATAAGAGGTTATGTTGACATAAAACTGATCACTATCGCTGATCAGTTTTATGTCAAGTTACAAATAACACAGACTTTAAAAGTGGCTAAGATGTCTTTTTGGTATGGTTTACATTCTCTTCCCCATCTGATTATTGCTTCGTCTTTGTGATGCAGGTATGACCCTGGCCTGATCCCCAAACCCCCAGCAGATTTTGGAACATCTCAGCTCCACTACTTCGAGGACTGGGGTGTGGTGACGTATGGCGGTGCTTTGCCTTCTGGCACCAACAGCTCCTTTCTATCCTTCAAGTCTGGGAAACTAGGGGGACGCGCCATCTTTGACATTGTTCACAATAACAAGTACAAAGAGTGGATCAAAGGCTGGAGGAACTTCAACGCTGGTCACGAGCACCCAGATCAGAACTCTTTCACCTTTGCACCCAACGGTGTCCCGTTCATCACGGAGGCACTGTATGGACCTAAGTACACTTTGTTAAATAATGTGGCATTGTTTGGCTCAACCCTGTCTGGGAGCTGCTTTAAACCTTGGGCTGGACAAGTAACAGAAGCCTGTGACTCTAAGTGGTTAAAGTACAAGGTGGGCCTTGCAGCTGATGCCCAGGGCAGAGTGGAAGCTGCTATAAAGAGAGAGGGGATGGTCTTCATTCGTGGCGAAGGACATTCGGCTTATAACCCAGAACTGAAAATCAGGAACTTCCAGAGGAACTTGCTGCTTCTTCACCCACAGCTTCTGCTCATGGTTGACCACATCCACTTGGACCCAGGGAGCCCAACCAGGGCCATGAGTGCCTTCTTTCACAACACAGAGCTGCCATTTCAGAGTACGAAAGTAGATGGTGTTCATGGAGCGTTTGTAACACATGGGAAGGAGAACTATAAGATGTTTTGGATGGATGACACAAACTCCAGTAACAAAGGGATGGTGAGTTACTGGAGTTACCCTCGAGGGTATCCCTATAATGGCTCCAATTATGTGAATGTAACAATGCCACTGAGGTACCCGCACACGAGGGTGGCCTATATTTTCTTTGGACCAGGCTTGGATGTACAGAGCTTCAGCTTACGTGGGGATGATCAGCGGGTGGATATTTACCTCTCCACCAAAGACCATACCTACACCATCTACCTTCTGACAGGGGAGGTCACCAGCAAGCCTGTGTTCGCCATAGTGCTGCTGGACCACAAAAAGATTGTGTTTGAGAGAGCAGCAGCTGTTGTAGACAGTTTCCCTGTGGAAGTTGAAGAATACGCCAGTGTGATGGAGGACAATCTCCAGCATGTCAAACCTGTCTTCCAGCAGATGGAAAGACACATCCTGGGACGAGTCCTCAACACTGCCAGCTTCCGTAGGACCGCTGAGCACCTCCTTCAATTCTCTGACAAGAAGAAGACAGAGGAGGTTATTAAGAAGATGTTTGCTATGTCCAAGAAACAGAACAAGGCCAAGGGGGGAAAGAGGTTAAACCTTGGAGAGAAGCTGTCTGAGAGTCTGCCtgacatttttgcacaaattgAGGTCAACgaaaagaaagagagacagaggatGTCAAAGCGTACATATGAGGACAGTCCAGAGGAAGGGGATGCAGACTCAAGGGCCTTTGTGGATTATCCAGCTGGTTACAGGAACAGGAAGGGGGGCTTAGTTAAAGGCCGCAGGTTTAAGGAGGTTCACATTGTGACCACAGCAAGGAGTGAGGGGCTCTCTGGTAA contains:
- the dse gene encoding dermatan-sulfate epimerase isoform X1, yielding MRTHTRGAPTVFFISLLWPLLAPVPAAEVDPAGGISFMGGNYDSHPMLYFSRGDVEELQYAAAGTHRQMARRIREAGETMLEHPEEYLPPWSPTEFTARWNEVYGNNLGVLSMFCLLYPHRAGALDLAKDYMERMAAQPSWLVKDAPWDEVPLAHSLVGFATAYDFLYEYLNKGQQDRFLQVIGNASRLMYEKSYVRGWGFQYLHNHQPTNCVALLTGSLVYMTQGYLQEAYLWTKQVLSIMEKSMVLLQDVTDGSLYEGVAYGTYTTRSLFQYMFLVQRHFAIGHFSHPWLLKHFAFLYRTILPGFQRTVAIADSNYNWFYGPESQLVFLDRYVLRNGSGNWLADLINQNRITEGPGQAGKGQRWCTLHTEFIWYDPGLIPKPPADFGTSQLHYFEDWGVVTYGGALPSGTNSSFLSFKSGKLGGRAIFDIVHNNKYKEWIKGWRNFNAGHEHPDQNSFTFAPNGVPFITEALYGPKYTLLNNVALFGSTLSGSCFKPWAGQVTEACDSKWLKYKVGLAADAQGRVEAAIKREGMVFIRGEGHSAYNPELKIRNFQRNLLLLHPQLLLMVDHIHLDPGSPTRAMSAFFHNTELPFQSTKVDGVHGAFVTHGKENYKMFWMDDTNSSNKGMVSYWSYPRGYPYNGSNYVNVTMPLRYPHTRVAYIFFGPGLDVQSFSLRGDDQRVDIYLSTKDHTYTIYLLTGEVTSKPVFAIVLLDHKKIVFERAAAVVDSFPVEVEEYASVMEDNLQHVKPVFQQMERHILGRVLNTASFRRTAEHLLQFSDKKKTEEVIKKMFAMSKKQNKAKGGKRLNLGEKLSESLPDIFAQIEVNEKKERQRMSKRTYEDSPEEGDADSRAFVDYPAGYRNRKGGLVKGRRFKEVHIVTTARSEGLSGNPSYIRLFLLMNTTTFFLLLAVLLTRFQRGRSLHTQSFRGMHLQVKKQTGGPSESVYQEAHSACQSSQMFLKGS
- the dse gene encoding dermatan-sulfate epimerase isoform X2, with product MYEKSYVRGWGFQYLHNHQPTNCVALLTGSLVYMTQGYLQEAYLWTKQVLSIMEKSMVLLQDVTDGSLYEGVAYGTYTTRSLFQYMFLVQRHFAIGHFSHPWLLKHFAFLYRTILPGFQRTVAIADSNYNWFYGPESQLVFLDRYVLRNGSGNWLADLINQNRITEGPGQAGKGQRWCTLHTEFIWYDPGLIPKPPADFGTSQLHYFEDWGVVTYGGALPSGTNSSFLSFKSGKLGGRAIFDIVHNNKYKEWIKGWRNFNAGHEHPDQNSFTFAPNGVPFITEALYGPKYTLLNNVALFGSTLSGSCFKPWAGQVTEACDSKWLKYKVGLAADAQGRVEAAIKREGMVFIRGEGHSAYNPELKIRNFQRNLLLLHPQLLLMVDHIHLDPGSPTRAMSAFFHNTELPFQSTKVDGVHGAFVTHGKENYKMFWMDDTNSSNKGMVSYWSYPRGYPYNGSNYVNVTMPLRYPHTRVAYIFFGPGLDVQSFSLRGDDQRVDIYLSTKDHTYTIYLLTGEVTSKPVFAIVLLDHKKIVFERAAAVVDSFPVEVEEYASVMEDNLQHVKPVFQQMERHILGRVLNTASFRRTAEHLLQFSDKKKTEEVIKKMFAMSKKQNKAKGGKRLNLGEKLSESLPDIFAQIEVNEKKERQRMSKRTYEDSPEEGDADSRAFVDYPAGYRNRKGGLVKGRRFKEVHIVTTARSEGLSGNPSYIRLFLLMNTTTFFLLLAVLLTRFQRGRSLHTQSFRGMHLQVKKQTGGPSESVYQEAHSACQSSQMFLKGS